In Turicibacter sanguinis, a genomic segment contains:
- a CDS encoding MerR family transcriptional regulator yields MEYTILKLAHLAGISTRTLRYYDEIDLLKPARMSSSGYRIYSQKEVDQLQQILFYKELGVGLDEIKQIINNPQFDDMQALQDHYQKLLEKRKQIDTMIETVQLTIQSRKGEIKMTDKQKFEGLKKQLIEENEQRYGQELREKYGEDVINHSNKQFKNLSKEQYEAMNQLSYEILALLEEAMETNNPESELAQVLAKKHHEWLGYTWPSYSKEAHAGLAQMYVADPRFTAYYDEKIKPGAAQFLCDAILVYTK; encoded by the coding sequence ATGGAATATACTATTTTAAAGTTAGCACATCTTGCAGGGATTAGTACGAGAACGTTACGTTATTATGATGAAATTGATTTGTTAAAGCCGGCTCGAATGAGTTCGTCAGGATATCGTATCTACTCACAAAAAGAAGTTGATCAACTTCAACAGATTTTATTTTATAAAGAATTAGGCGTTGGACTTGATGAGATTAAACAGATAATCAACAATCCACAGTTTGATGATATGCAAGCTTTACAAGACCATTATCAAAAACTCCTTGAAAAAAGAAAACAGATTGATACTATGATTGAAACCGTACAATTAACGATTCAATCTCGTAAAGGAGAGATAAAAATGACAGATAAACAAAAATTTGAAGGATTAAAAAAACAATTAATTGAAGAAAACGAACAAAGATATGGACAGGAACTTCGTGAAAAATACGGAGAAGATGTCATTAATCATTCTAATAAACAATTCAAAAACTTATCAAAAGAACAATATGAAGCAATGAACCAATTATCATATGAAATTTTAGCATTACTTGAAGAGGCGATGGAGACTAATAATCCAGAAAGTGAACTCGCTCAAGTTTTAGCTAAAAAACATCATGAATGGTTAGGGTATACATGGCCATCATATAGTAAAGAAGCCCACGCAGGCTTGGCCCAAATGTATGTAGCGGACCCACGATTTACAGCTTACTATGATGAAAAAATAAAACCAGGAGCTGCACAATTTTTATGCGATGCTATCCTGGTATATACAAAATAA
- a CDS encoding fructose-bisphosphatase class III, translating into MRDDQKSTREKHLKLLGKSFPSIDSAATEIINLEAILNLPKGTEHFLTDIHGEYEPFIHVLKNGSGVVKVKIEEVFRNTLLDSEKKSLATLVYYPEQKIEMVEKQFDKMDDWYRVNLYRLIELCRNASSKYTRSKVRKALPEDFRYIIEELLHEQENGIDKHDYYDGIINTIIEVGKAREFIIALSNLIQRLVIDRLHIIGDIYDRGPRPDIIMDTLLNYHSVDIQWGNHDIVWMGAASGHQACIANVLRVSARYNNLDVIEDAYGINLLPLATFAMHAYQDDPCHAFQILDNRKEDYAMGEFELISKMHKAITIIQLKLEYDIITKHPEFEMTHRLLLHKINYEAGTIDLNGQTYPLTDTHFPTINPHQPYELTDEERNVIERLTISFINSDKLQKHVRFLFKCGSMYLKYNSNLLFHGCIPMNEDKTFQEMTIQNKRYKGKKLLDQFEVMAREGYFNQNNLEDKQYGMDIMWYLWCGAKSSLFGKESMTMFERYFLEDKKLMVEKKNAYYKFRDDEEMCNLIFEEFGLDQCESRIVNGHVPVKKKDGESPIKANGKLLVIDGGFSRTYQRKTGIAGYTLIYNSYGLQIVAHEPFESTEKAIALELDILSTRVVVEKILVRKRVRDTDVGLELMDQIDDLKLLLNSYRRGSMKF; encoded by the coding sequence ATGAGGGATGATCAGAAAAGTACACGAGAAAAACATTTGAAATTACTTGGTAAAAGTTTTCCAAGTATTGATAGTGCTGCTACAGAAATTATTAATTTAGAAGCAATATTGAACTTACCGAAAGGAACAGAACATTTTTTGACAGATATTCATGGGGAGTATGAACCTTTTATACATGTTTTAAAAAATGGTTCAGGAGTTGTAAAGGTTAAGATTGAAGAAGTTTTTCGAAATACCTTGCTAGATAGCGAGAAAAAGTCACTAGCTACGTTGGTCTATTATCCAGAACAAAAAATTGAGATGGTTGAAAAGCAATTTGACAAGATGGATGACTGGTACCGAGTTAATTTATATCGACTCATTGAACTTTGTCGAAATGCTTCAAGTAAGTACACGCGGTCTAAAGTTAGAAAAGCTTTACCAGAGGATTTTCGATATATCATTGAAGAATTGTTACATGAGCAAGAAAATGGCATTGATAAGCATGATTACTATGATGGAATCATTAATACGATTATTGAAGTCGGAAAGGCACGGGAGTTTATTATTGCCTTATCTAATCTTATTCAACGTCTTGTTATTGATCGCCTACACATTATCGGAGATATTTACGATCGTGGACCAAGGCCCGATATTATTATGGATACTCTTTTGAACTATCATAGCGTCGATATCCAATGGGGAAATCACGATATTGTGTGGATGGGCGCTGCATCTGGTCATCAGGCTTGTATCGCCAACGTTTTAAGAGTTTCAGCACGTTATAATAATTTAGATGTTATAGAAGATGCCTACGGTATCAACTTATTGCCACTTGCAACTTTTGCTATGCATGCCTATCAAGATGATCCATGTCATGCCTTTCAAATTTTAGATAATCGTAAGGAAGATTATGCGATGGGAGAATTTGAACTAATTTCCAAAATGCATAAAGCAATTACAATTATTCAATTAAAATTAGAGTATGATATCATCACGAAACATCCAGAATTTGAAATGACACATCGACTTTTATTACATAAAATCAATTATGAAGCAGGAACAATTGATTTAAACGGACAAACTTATCCACTGACTGATACCCATTTTCCAACGATTAATCCTCATCAGCCATATGAGCTAACAGATGAAGAGAGAAATGTTATTGAACGCCTAACGATTTCTTTTATTAACAGTGACAAATTACAAAAACATGTGCGTTTTTTGTTTAAGTGTGGCAGCATGTATTTAAAATATAATTCGAATCTCTTATTTCATGGATGCATTCCCATGAATGAGGATAAAACATTTCAAGAAATGACGATTCAAAATAAACGGTATAAAGGAAAAAAACTACTAGATCAATTTGAAGTTATGGCAAGAGAGGGTTATTTTAATCAAAATAATCTTGAAGATAAGCAGTATGGGATGGATATCATGTGGTATTTATGGTGTGGGGCAAAATCCTCTTTATTTGGAAAAGAATCAATGACAATGTTTGAACGCTATTTTTTAGAAGATAAAAAGCTCATGGTTGAGAAAAAGAATGCCTATTATAAGTTTCGTGATGATGAAGAAATGTGTAACTTGATTTTTGAAGAATTTGGACTTGATCAATGCGAGTCTCGTATTGTTAATGGACATGTTCCCGTTAAAAAAAAGGATGGTGAAAGTCCGATTAAAGCAAATGGAAAATTGCTTGTCATTGATGGTGGATTTTCGAGGACGTATCAACGGAAAACGGGGATTGCAGGCTATACGCTGATTTATAATTCATACGGGCTACAAATTGTCGCTCACGAACCTTTCGAATCAACGGAAAAAGCCATCGCTCTTGAATTAGATATTTTATCCACAAGAGTCGTTGTCGAAAAAATATTAGTAAGAAAGCGGGTAAGGGACACTGATGTTGGCCTTGAATTAATGGATCAGATTGATGATTTGAAATTACTTTTAAATTCCTATCGTCGAGGCTCTATGAAATTTTAA
- the rpmE gene encoding 50S ribosomal protein L31: MKQGIHPEYNRINVVCTTCGNEFESGSVKKEIRVDTCSNCHPFYTGRQKFAQADGRIERFNKKYGINSK; the protein is encoded by the coding sequence ATGAAACAAGGAATCCATCCAGAATACAACCGTATTAACGTAGTATGTACTACATGTGGAAACGAATTCGAAAGCGGATCTGTTAAGAAAGAAATCCGTGTTGACACTTGCTCAAACTGTCACCCATTCTATACAGGACGTCAAAAATTCGCTCAAGCTGACGGACGTATCGAACGCTTCAACAAAAAATACGGAATCAATTCTAAATAG
- a CDS encoding UDP-N-acetylglucosamine 1-carboxyvinyltransferase, translating into MEVIKIEGGRPLRGTVRIDSAKNSTVALIPAAILADSSVILEGVPQIVDVDHLGMMIEQLNGTYKLENDELIIDPTNLINTPLIEGAVNKLRASYYFMGALLGKFKEAVIGMPGGCYLGPRPIDLHLKGFEALGATITQEAGAIKLKADVLRGAKIYLDFPSVGATINIMLAAVKAEGTTVIENAAKEPEIVDIANLLNSMGAKIKGAGTGEIRIQGVEKLHGTRHAIIPDRIEAGTYITLAAVAGEEVKIDNIIPHHLEALIAKLREMGVDIDVFTDHVIVRGLKSMKAVDFKTSTYPGLATDLQQPLVTLLTQSTGVGMVTDTIYSDRFKNCFELNKMGANIKVQGNSAIVQGPSKLYAARVKATDLRAGASLVIAGLVAQGVTEISNTYHIDRGYSNIEQKLNNIGAKVWREDVNE; encoded by the coding sequence ATGGAAGTGATTAAAATAGAAGGAGGACGTCCTTTAAGAGGAACAGTCCGAATTGACAGTGCTAAAAATAGTACAGTTGCTTTAATTCCTGCGGCCATTTTAGCGGATTCTTCAGTTATATTAGAAGGCGTTCCACAAATTGTTGACGTCGATCATCTAGGAATGATGATTGAACAATTAAATGGTACATATAAGTTAGAAAATGATGAATTAATTATAGATCCTACAAACTTAATAAATACACCGTTAATTGAGGGTGCAGTCAATAAATTACGAGCTTCATATTATTTCATGGGAGCTTTGCTTGGAAAATTTAAAGAAGCGGTAATTGGAATGCCAGGAGGTTGTTATCTTGGACCTCGTCCGATTGATTTACATTTAAAAGGATTTGAAGCGTTAGGGGCAACCATTACTCAAGAAGCAGGGGCTATCAAATTAAAAGCGGATGTTTTACGTGGGGCAAAAATCTATCTAGATTTCCCATCAGTAGGGGCGACAATTAACATTATGTTAGCAGCTGTAAAAGCTGAGGGAACAACCGTGATTGAAAATGCAGCAAAAGAACCTGAAATTGTTGATATTGCAAACTTATTAAATAGTATGGGAGCAAAAATCAAAGGAGCAGGAACAGGAGAAATCCGTATTCAAGGGGTTGAAAAACTTCATGGAACTCGTCATGCAATTATTCCAGACCGTATTGAAGCGGGAACTTATATTACATTAGCAGCTGTAGCGGGAGAAGAAGTGAAAATTGATAATATCATTCCTCATCACTTAGAAGCATTAATTGCTAAATTACGTGAAATGGGTGTTGATATCGATGTTTTCACCGATCATGTGATTGTACGTGGATTAAAATCAATGAAAGCTGTAGATTTTAAAACCAGCACATATCCAGGACTAGCAACAGATTTACAACAACCATTAGTGACTTTATTAACTCAATCAACAGGAGTTGGAATGGTGACAGATACAATCTACTCTGACCGTTTTAAAAACTGCTTTGAGTTAAATAAAATGGGAGCTAATATCAAGGTACAAGGCAATTCAGCTATCGTTCAAGGTCCTAGCAAATTATATGCAGCACGCGTTAAAGCAACGGACTTAAGAGCAGGAGCATCACTTGTTATCGCTGGATTAGTTGCACAAGGTGTAACTGAAATCTCAAACACATATCATATTGATCGAGGATACTCGAACATTGAACAAAAATTAAATAACATCGGTGCCAAAGTATGGCGTGAAGATGTAAATGAGTAA
- a CDS encoding fumarate hydratase produces MKKLEVSSIIPKIEQMCIEANYYASHSLFNTLRMAKDVETSTLGKTILSQIIENDEIASKDHVPMCQDTGIVVVFVEIGHELQLIGNLEAAIHEGIRRGYEKGYLRKSVVAHPLHRINTKDNTPAIIHYNFTEGDQLKITIAPKGAGSENVSAISMLKPSDGYEGVKRFVIDTVLKAGGNPCPPIIVGIGIGGNFEKCALLSKQALMREIKDQSQDEIAAKLETELLKEINELNIGPMGFGGVTTALAVKVNTYPCHIASLPVAVNIQCHASRHLTEIF; encoded by the coding sequence ATGAAAAAACTTGAAGTCTCAAGTATTATTCCAAAAATTGAACAAATGTGTATTGAAGCTAATTATTATGCCAGTCACTCATTATTTAACACATTAAGAATGGCAAAAGATGTCGAAACCTCTACTCTAGGAAAAACCATCCTTTCTCAAATTATAGAAAATGATGAAATTGCATCAAAAGATCACGTTCCAATGTGCCAGGATACAGGAATTGTCGTTGTATTTGTAGAAATTGGCCACGAGCTTCAACTCATTGGAAATCTTGAAGCTGCGATACATGAAGGAATTCGTCGTGGATACGAAAAAGGATATTTAAGAAAATCGGTCGTCGCTCACCCGCTTCACCGTATTAATACAAAGGATAATACTCCCGCTATTATCCACTATAATTTTACAGAAGGGGATCAATTAAAAATTACCATTGCTCCTAAAGGTGCCGGAAGTGAAAACGTCAGCGCAATTTCAATGTTAAAACCATCAGATGGATATGAAGGAGTTAAACGGTTCGTTATTGATACTGTCTTAAAAGCAGGTGGAAATCCATGTCCTCCGATTATTGTTGGGATTGGAATCGGTGGTAACTTTGAAAAATGTGCCCTTCTTTCAAAACAAGCTTTAATGCGTGAAATAAAAGACCAGTCGCAAGATGAGATTGCCGCTAAATTAGAAACTGAACTATTAAAAGAAATTAACGAATTAAATATTGGTCCAATGGGATTTGGAGGGGTTACAACAGCGTTAGCCGTTAAAGTTAACACCTATCCATGTCACATCGCATCGCTTCCCGTGGCCGTAAACATCCAATGTCACGCTTCTAGACATTTAACAGAAATTTTTTAG
- a CDS encoding Fe-S-containing hydro-lyase, translated as MINLQTPLTKDIVKTLKAGDMVKITGVIYTARDAAHKRLIELIEHNEPLPFDLKDNIIYYVGPTPEKPGAVIGSAGPTTSYRMDAYSPTLLELGLSGMIGKGPRNELVIESMKQNTGIYFAAVGGAAALLAKQIKECEVIAFDDLGTEAIRRLYVEDFPVIVATDCYGNSLYSTQN; from the coding sequence ATGATAAATTTACAAACACCTTTAACAAAGGATATCGTTAAAACATTAAAAGCTGGAGATATGGTTAAAATAACAGGTGTTATTTATACGGCACGTGATGCCGCTCATAAACGTTTAATTGAATTAATCGAACATAATGAACCTCTTCCTTTTGATTTAAAAGATAATATCATCTATTATGTTGGTCCAACACCTGAAAAACCTGGAGCCGTTATTGGTTCTGCAGGTCCAACAACCAGTTATCGAATGGATGCCTACTCTCCAACTTTACTAGAACTTGGGTTAAGTGGAATGATTGGAAAAGGGCCAAGAAATGAACTAGTTATTGAATCAATGAAACAAAATACTGGTATTTATTTTGCTGCAGTAGGTGGAGCCGCTGCATTACTTGCAAAACAAATTAAAGAATGCGAAGTCATTGCATTTGATGATTTAGGTACAGAGGCCATTAGACGCCTATATGTAGAAGATTTCCCTGTTATCGTAGCAACGGATTGTTACGGTAATAGTCTATATTCAACTCAAAACTAA
- a CDS encoding NAD(P)-dependent malic enzyme produces the protein MNVFEKSLALHESARGKIEINSKVKVETKEDLSLAYSPGVAEPCREIAKNEDEIYKYTSKGNMVAVITDGSAVLGLGNIGPKAALPVMEGKSILLKQFANVDSFPLCLDTQDVELIIQTCKLLAPSLGGINLEDISAPRCVEIERRLIEEMDIPVFHDDQHGTAIVVSAALINACKLTNKELSSLKVIVSGTGAAGSSIIKMLHALGVKNIIGYNIDGIVHKSKADRYDFLTKELLEITNPEDFIGDDTLASALVGADVFIGVSVANIVTKEMIAKMNKDPFIFAMANPNPEIMPDLAKEGGALVVGTGRSDFPNQINNVLAFPGIFRGALDARAKKINEEMKMAAAIAIASCVSDDELAPDFIIPSPFNPDVAKKVAEAVKETAKKTNVARI, from the coding sequence ATGAATGTATTTGAAAAATCGTTAGCACTACACGAATCAGCTCGTGGAAAAATAGAAATTAATTCAAAAGTTAAGGTAGAAACAAAAGAAGATTTAAGTTTAGCATACTCGCCAGGTGTGGCCGAACCTTGTCGTGAAATCGCTAAAAATGAAGATGAAATTTATAAATACACAAGTAAAGGGAATATGGTTGCCGTTATTACCGATGGTTCAGCCGTTTTAGGGCTTGGAAATATCGGTCCTAAAGCAGCTCTACCTGTTATGGAGGGAAAATCAATTTTATTAAAACAATTTGCAAATGTTGATTCTTTCCCATTATGCCTCGATACTCAAGATGTAGAACTTATCATTCAAACTTGTAAACTACTTGCCCCATCTTTAGGTGGAATCAACCTTGAAGATATTTCAGCACCTCGTTGCGTTGAAATCGAACGCCGTTTAATCGAAGAAATGGATATTCCAGTTTTTCATGATGACCAACACGGAACAGCCATTGTTGTGAGTGCCGCATTGATTAATGCGTGCAAATTAACAAATAAAGAACTATCATCTTTAAAAGTTATCGTCAGTGGAACAGGAGCAGCGGGAAGCTCTATTATTAAAATGTTACATGCTTTAGGCGTTAAAAATATTATTGGATATAATATCGATGGAATTGTCCACAAAAGTAAAGCAGACCGTTATGACTTCTTAACAAAGGAATTACTTGAAATTACAAATCCTGAAGATTTCATCGGGGATGATACATTAGCAAGTGCCTTAGTTGGAGCCGATGTATTTATCGGTGTCTCTGTTGCTAACATTGTAACAAAAGAAATGATTGCTAAAATGAACAAAGATCCTTTTATCTTTGCAATGGCCAATCCAAATCCTGAAATCATGCCAGATTTAGCAAAAGAAGGTGGCGCACTAGTCGTTGGTACCGGACGCTCAGACTTCCCGAACCAAATTAATAACGTCTTAGCCTTCCCAGGCATTTTCCGTGGAGCACTTGACGCTCGTGCTAAAAAAATCAATGAAGAAATGAAAATGGCAGCTGCAATCGCCATCGCCTCTTGTGTAAGTGACGATGAATTAGCACCTGATTTCATTATTCCGTCGCCATTCAATCCTGATGTTGCTAAAAAAGTCGCAGAGGCTGTTAAAGAAACAGCTAAAAAAACAAATGTAGCTCGTATTTAA
- a CDS encoding M15 family metallopeptidase produces the protein MNRFEFYSYYKEEHLQHYYDYALKNPQLQTSDVIWQVNAGLYRPFYEGIEEIKDTSVFPLLVNKYKKLPSHFIPSTLTYFPNSTYQACQNTVEAFLQLQEDARVAGCHLSVVSAYRTFDYQENLYHDYLKKDSMQAVDTYSARAGHSEHQTGYAIDICETDHESDKFEGTKESNWINNHAHEYGFIIRYQKGLSHLTGYRYEPWHITFVGKRVARLMHYYQIGTLEEFMTKFIEPYNQ, from the coding sequence TTGAACCGCTTTGAATTTTATTCTTATTATAAGGAAGAACATTTACAACATTATTATGATTATGCCCTTAAAAATCCACAGCTTCAAACATCTGATGTGATCTGGCAAGTCAACGCTGGACTTTATCGACCCTTTTATGAAGGGATTGAAGAAATTAAAGATACAAGTGTATTTCCGCTACTCGTTAATAAGTATAAAAAATTGCCATCTCACTTTATCCCTTCCACTCTCACTTATTTTCCTAACTCGACATATCAGGCCTGTCAAAATACAGTAGAAGCTTTTTTACAACTACAAGAAGATGCTCGTGTAGCAGGTTGTCATTTATCCGTTGTGTCCGCCTATCGAACATTTGATTATCAAGAAAATCTTTATCACGACTACTTAAAAAAAGATTCCATGCAAGCTGTGGATACTTATAGTGCAAGAGCAGGACACAGTGAACATCAAACAGGCTACGCTATTGATATTTGTGAAACAGACCATGAATCAGATAAATTTGAAGGGACAAAGGAATCAAACTGGATTAATAATCATGCACATGAGTATGGATTTATTATTCGTTACCAAAAAGGACTGAGTCATTTAACCGGATATAGGTATGAACCCTGGCATATCACCTTTGTAGGAAAAAGAGTGGCAAGACTGATGCATTATTATCAGATTGGTACGCTTGAAGAGTTTATGACAAAATTTATCGAACCATACAACCAATAA
- the yfcE gene encoding phosphodiesterase translates to MKLMFASDIHGSAYWAKKILERFESEEADYLVLLGDILYHGPRNPLPQDYNPQVVIKLLNSVKDKIIAVRGNCDSEVDQMVLEFPIMADYNIIPFKHRKIMASHGHIYDENKLPISLAQGDVFIFGHIHVPVLKQLEGIYILNPGSATLPKENHPNTYATLVGDHFKVKTFDGEVYKDLHLK, encoded by the coding sequence ATGAAATTAATGTTTGCATCCGACATTCACGGTTCGGCGTATTGGGCTAAAAAAATTCTTGAACGCTTTGAATCAGAAGAAGCTGATTACTTAGTATTACTTGGAGATATTTTATATCATGGGCCACGTAATCCGTTGCCTCAAGATTATAATCCACAGGTTGTCATTAAATTATTAAATAGCGTTAAAGATAAAATTATTGCCGTACGTGGAAACTGCGATAGCGAAGTCGATCAAATGGTTTTAGAGTTTCCAATCATGGCAGACTATAATATCATACCATTTAAACATCGCAAGATAATGGCGAGCCATGGACATATTTATGATGAGAATAAACTTCCGATTTCACTTGCACAAGGTGATGTTTTCATTTTTGGACACATTCACGTTCCTGTTTTAAAACAACTAGAAGGAATTTATATCTTAAATCCTGGTTCAGCTACCCTTCCAAAAGAAAATCATCCCAACACTTACGCAACTTTAGTTGGGGATCATTTTAAAGTCAAAACATTTGATGGAGAAGTATATAAAGATTTACATCTAAAATAA
- a CDS encoding MurR/RpiR family transcriptional regulator: MGILEELSNPTFKVTKSDKILIEYIKNTLNTVVYKPISEIAKESGIGEATVTRFTKKLGYSGFQEFKINLTKELTLQEEKVIMNPNISCNEEVTETAMKLFQATSEVLHQTLEKINPHMIVQCVQMLTKARKIYIIGIGYSGIVATDFNYKLMRIGANSFPIIDSHTMLMLASIMHQDDIILAISHSGNTDEVIETVHLAKQQGAKIIALTENYNSPLLQLADVFLTYQSNETTFETGSVTSKLAQMFMLDLIYTEMIKEQFDDVLEKKVKTTDVIVAYKNKRKKN; this comes from the coding sequence ATGGGGATATTAGAGGAACTTAGTAATCCAACGTTCAAAGTAACAAAATCGGATAAAATTTTAATCGAATACATAAAAAACACACTGAATACGGTGGTTTATAAGCCAATATCTGAAATAGCTAAAGAATCAGGTATTGGAGAAGCGACGGTTACTCGATTTACAAAAAAATTAGGATATAGTGGTTTCCAAGAATTTAAAATTAATTTAACGAAAGAATTAACGCTTCAAGAAGAAAAAGTGATTATGAATCCTAATATAAGTTGTAATGAAGAAGTAACAGAAACAGCTATGAAATTGTTTCAGGCCACATCAGAGGTATTACATCAAACACTTGAAAAAATTAATCCACATATGATTGTACAGTGTGTGCAAATGTTAACAAAAGCACGAAAAATTTATATCATTGGAATAGGATACTCAGGGATTGTTGCGACAGATTTTAATTATAAATTAATGAGAATTGGAGCTAATAGTTTTCCCATCATAGATAGTCATACGATGTTAATGTTAGCCTCTATTATGCATCAAGATGATATTATTTTAGCAATCTCTCATTCAGGAAATACAGATGAAGTGATTGAAACCGTTCATCTGGCAAAACAGCAAGGAGCAAAAATTATCGCTTTAACTGAAAATTACAACAGTCCATTGCTTCAATTAGCCGATGTTTTTTTAACATATCAGTCAAATGAAACAACATTTGAAACAGGCTCAGTTACTTCAAAACTAGCTCAAATGTTTATGCTCGATCTCATTTACACGGAAATGATTAAAGAACAATTTGATGACGTATTAGAAAAGAAAGTTAAAACAACTGATGTTATTGTAGCGTATAAAAATAAACGCAAAAAAAATTAG
- the glnA gene encoding type I glutamate--ammonia ligase yields the protein MATFTKEEILRLAHEEGVNFIRLMFTDLFGVLKNVEIPLSQLEKALNNQMMFDGSSIEGFTRIQESDMYLYPDYSTWLVFPWNPGEAKIARLICDVHNVDGEPFAGDPRSNLRRVIKEMNDLGFTRFNLGPEAEFFLFKLDENGMPTRELNDHGGYFDFAPLDLAENCRRDIVIELEKLGFEIEASHHEVAPGQHEIDFKYDDVLAACDKIQTFKLVVKSIARKHGLYATFMPKPIAGINGSGMHCNVSLFNEDGTNAFYDPSGDLQLSETAYHFLAGILTHVRNFTAVSNPTVNSYKRLTPGYEAPVYVAWSPSNRSPLVRVPASRGMGTRLEVRSVDPSANPYLALAAILSAGLDGIKNKLTPPASVEENIFEMNQEELDAHGITALPGTLFDALTLLEQDEVIKAALGSHIFEKFVEAKHQEYDEYRLAVHDWELKRYMSLL from the coding sequence ATGGCAACTTTCACTAAAGAAGAAATTTTACGTCTTGCACATGAAGAAGGGGTAAACTTTATTCGTTTAATGTTTACAGATTTATTTGGGGTATTAAAAAATGTTGAGATTCCATTATCTCAATTAGAAAAAGCATTAAACAATCAAATGATGTTTGACGGATCATCAATTGAAGGATTCACTCGTATCCAAGAATCTGATATGTACTTATATCCAGATTATAGCACTTGGTTAGTATTCCCTTGGAATCCAGGTGAAGCTAAAATTGCTCGTTTAATCTGTGATGTTCACAACGTAGATGGAGAACCATTTGCTGGAGATCCACGTTCAAACTTACGTCGTGTCATTAAAGAAATGAACGATTTAGGATTTACTCGTTTTAACTTAGGACCAGAAGCTGAGTTCTTCTTATTCAAATTAGATGAAAATGGAATGCCAACTCGTGAATTAAATGATCACGGAGGATATTTCGATTTTGCGCCACTTGACTTAGCTGAAAACTGCCGTCGTGATATCGTAATTGAACTTGAAAAATTAGGATTCGAAATTGAAGCATCTCACCATGAGGTAGCTCCAGGACAACACGAAATCGACTTCAAATATGATGACGTATTAGCGGCATGTGACAAAATCCAAACATTCAAATTAGTAGTTAAATCAATTGCTCGTAAACATGGATTATATGCAACATTCATGCCAAAACCAATCGCTGGAATCAACGGTTCAGGAATGCACTGTAACGTATCATTGTTCAATGAAGATGGAACAAATGCATTCTATGATCCAAGTGGAGACTTACAATTAAGTGAAACAGCATATCACTTCTTAGCTGGTATCTTAACACATGTTCGTAACTTTACGGCTGTTTCAAATCCAACAGTTAACTCATATAAACGTTTAACTCCTGGATATGAAGCACCAGTATACGTAGCTTGGTCACCATCTAACCGTTCACCACTAGTACGTGTTCCTGCATCTCGTGGGATGGGAACTCGTTTGGAAGTTCGTTCAGTAGATCCATCTGCAAATCCATACTTAGCATTAGCAGCTATTTTATCAGCTGGACTTGATGGAATTAAAAACAAATTAACTCCTCCTGCATCAGTTGAAGAAAATATTTTTGAAATGAACCAAGAAGAGTTAGATGCTCATGGAATTACAGCTTTACCAGGAACTTTATTCGATGCTTTAACTTTATTAGAGCAAGATGAAGTGATTAAAGCTGCATTAGGATCACACATTTTTGAAAAATTTGTTGAAGCTAAACATCAAGAATACGATGAATATCGTTTAGCTGTTCATGATTGGGAATTAAAACGTTACATGAGCTTATTATAA